AGCAtgttctaaattattttaatatatttttaaataaaaaatattaaaaaggatAATAACGTTTTGTCACAGTACTCCTCTTGGATTTTGTCCCCTTCACACGTGGCAACATTAAGAGTACCGTCAACGTGGCAGACAAAACCTTTTTCCAGTCCACTCTATGATTTTGACTCACTGACTCACCTCCGCAAAAATCCACACTCCGCAACCGTTTTAGACGttataataattgtaataaatGAATCATGATTATTTCAAAAGTCCaggttcaattaattttaaatgcgCACATGTATATATAAGCAAGGAAAAACCGGGGTGTCGTTTACGCTTGTGAATCTGTCGCCTCTCTACCTTCCtgctataattaaaattaaattaaatagcaaATAAGGAAAACACAGGATGAAAGTGAGAAAGACACCCCCCCTCCTCCATCTATTTCAAAGGGCTTTCTCCCCCCTCGCcactctaaattattttttcaaataaaagctAAGCCAATCCCTAACCCCTAGATtgtgaaaacaaaagaaaatggctTCTTCATTGGCTGTGCAATCATCTCCTACCCAAACGGCCTCGTTTTTTATGTCCTCCTCGTCTCTGTCTCGTTGCTCTTTTGCACATTTAAGTTTGAGTTTCAATGGCCCTCGCACTCGGATTTCTCCTAGGAACACCATTGTAAGCgcagataataataaaaaaacatcactcttttgttttatattttcttaaggattatatatatttatatataaaacctatgtattttttaattaaatataatatacacATGCTTTAACGTGTTctactcttttattttatgtttcaatgAATAACAAACGGTATTCCTATAATGGATGCTCGAAACTGGATTGATAAAATAAGTATATCTAAATCTTTTATTTCATGGGTAGTGGGTAGGGTACATATATAGCAAAAACGCGATCAGTGAGCACTCATTGCCATCCTCTTAACTGGTAAAATTAATGAAACAGATAGAGACCGTTTCATCCTGTTGAAATTCATAATGatactattttatttgtttttttgcacgTGTATAATTTTTCgcctttttttgtttatttttttctaatttaataattgaatttggattgttttttatttgttcagattaattatatatttatcatcTGGGCCCTGTTTCTTTTAGATATTTCGTGAAAACTAGCTCCATTAATGGATAAGGGGGGGAAAGGGAAAGGGTAAATCCTTAGCTATATACATGGCCCATATTGATTTCTTATTGCTTTCTGCAGACAGAGCACTAGGAGATGGGAAGTAAATTATGTTTCATGGTAGTAGCTTTGTAGCAAATGTGCATGTAAAGTGTCTTTGTAGAGGATGACAAAAGAGTTGCGAAGTTGTGTTTCTTACTGATTCTCAGTTATTTATTATTGTGCCAGAAATGCGATATTTCTGAACCATTGAATTTTGGGAACGGGAAGCCTGCTATTCCTGTCCTTAACGATCGGATCTTGCCTAAGTTCTTGGAATCTGATCGAGTGGAGAAAACTGTTAGCAGAAAAGATATCAGGCTGAAGTTGTTTTCTGGCACAGCAAATCCTTCTCTATCTCAGGTAACTATTTAGTTCTAGATAGTCATGTACAGaagaattatatttatatggCTTTATTATTGGTGGTTACTTCTGTTGGTAAAACTGGTGGAATATTAAGAATTTGCTTTTATAAAAATCTCATCATGTTATAAATCGTAATAAATGTTACCCCTTGTGCTGGAATCTTGTAAGATGTTCACTTGATTTAGCTCTTCATGTGTAAAGCTGTCATTTCCGTCTTTGCCTTTGATTAAAAGATTATTCTCCAAAATCAAATTGAGATTCTTTTTGGTGTTAATTGATGTGTGGTTTGGTTACATACTCTGAGAAACTCtgaaaaaatgtatttcttaAGTGACATGGTTTTCTATGCGATTGGAATTCCTATCTGGTAACGGTTTGTCATTCATCCCCAGGAAACTGCTTGGTGTATGGGCCTAGAACTGGGAAAGATCAACATAAAGCGATTTGCAGATGGGGAAATATATGTTCAACTGCAAGAGAGTGTCAGAGGATGCGATGTTTTTCTACTGCAGCCCACCTGTCCTCCAGCAAATGAGAATCTCATGGAACTTTTGATAATGATTGATGCTTGTCGGAGAGCATCAGCCAAGAACATCACTGCCGTGATCCCGTACTTTGGATATGCCAGAGCAGATCGAAAGGCAAGTTTTATGGTTTGGTTTACATAAAGAGCAATATTTCCAATCATTACCAGGAATTCTCGCAAAAGCTTGGTCATGTAAATTAACTATTTGACGGGCTGCTATTTAAGTGTTCACTCCAGTAATGCATCAACCTGGTTAGATGAGTAGGTAAGTACTTCAATTGCCtttttttcaagaagaaaagaTCAATGCTAGATAAGTTGTCTATATAAAATGGAACATCATTATCTCAAGGATGGGTTTAGGTTTCGAACACATCTGTTTCATGTTTGTGTTCTACTTCAATACAGTTTGAATTTGGTTGTAGGCAACATTTGGTATGATTGGTGcctttaattgttttatcaCGACCATGTAAGAATTAAACAGTGATATTCTTCTTGTGTATgcatttagctttttttttttttgggggcaGACTCAAGGTCGTGAATCCATTGCAGCCAAACTTGTTGCAAACCTTATCACAGAAGCAGGTGCAAACCGCATTCTTGCCTGTGATCTTCATTCTGGGCAATCTATGGGTTACTTCGATATTCCTGTGGACCATGTGTATGGTCAGGTAATTACTATAGTTTTTAGTTGTTGACCTTTACTTATCCAAATTTTCACCAACTtctttttcactacttcttctGTGACTCTAGCCTGTGATTCTGGATTATCTTGCAAGCAAGACAATTTATTCCAGTGATTTGGTAGTGGTTTCACCTGATGTTGGTGGAGTTGCGAGAGCACGGGCTTTTGCAAAAAAACTGTCGGATGCTCCTTTAGCTATAGTGGACAAAAGGCATCATGGACACAATGTTGCTGAGGTAATCTCCTGACCAAGTCACTGCTGAGTGCTGAcagtattttctttatttatatcttGATTCCTGCACTACACTATTAGGTaagctgtttatttttattttattattatcatctttgCATCCAAATAAAGTTTTCTACTTCGCTATCTCACTTGAAAGACTATCTATTAATTCTGCTACTTCCCTTATTAGCTATGACATTTTCTTACTGCATGTACATGCCTCTCTTTTTAATGCCAATTTCATTAGCAGATATTGAGTGTGGCCTATTGTAGAGTTTAGATTCTTTTGTTTATGCGCAATAACTAGTAAGGGAAGTTCCctctgtttcatttttttttttggtttgttatcCACTTCACAATCTCAGAACCATGATTAATCTGATGCTGCAGGTTATGAACCTTATCGGTGACGTCAAAGGAAAGGTTGCAGTTATGGTAGATGACATGATTGACACTGCTGGTGAGTAATCTTGATGTCAAATTCCAATCCAAGACAAAGGGGATAAGTGCAATTTTACTTGGTTTATGATTTggagatttttcaaaaaaaggttTTTGTAGATGATTGTATCcaattccttttaaaatttattaatatttaactaAAACAATTGATTATACACTGTAGGTACAATTGCAAAAGGAGCGGCTCTCTTACATGAAGAGGGGGCCAGAGAAGTTTATGCATGCTGCACTCATGCTGTTTTCAGGTACTCAGTTCATTTACAATATCTGATTAACTTCTTAATGGTGTGTATAGTAATTTCTACTTTTCCCACGTATAACTAAGTGCAGTTTCTTGGATTACCTTGAGAAACGTATCATAAACATAAATTTATGACTGTTCATTAAGTACAAAATGGTCAATCCACTAGATAGGTAGTGTTAGTTTACTGTCCCAAGTGAAATGTTCAAGACAGCAGTggtttttttcctcttccttttctGGTATTTTATTTCAAGATGTCAACTTGCAAGAAAACTTTTTGATTTTCCAGCTCAAAGTTCTGGATTTGTATGGACTTAGCATCctgtattttcaaaaaatcacatTAGTTTTTACAATGTGGTTTCTGGCATGGCTCTATGTGGTTTTGGAAAGTCGGAACTCACTATCTACACTGACCATCTCATTCATATTT
This genomic interval from Populus alba chromosome 1, ASM523922v2, whole genome shotgun sequence contains the following:
- the LOC118039294 gene encoding ribose-phosphate pyrophosphokinase 1 isoform X1; the protein is MASSLAVQSSPTQTASFFMSSSSLSRCSFAHLSLSFNGPRTRISPRNTIKCDISEPLNFGNGKPAIPVLNDRILPKFLESDRVEKTVSRKDIRLKLFSGTANPSLSQETAWCMGLELGKINIKRFADGEIYVQLQESVRGCDVFLLQPTCPPANENLMELLIMIDACRRASAKNITAVIPYFGYARADRKTQGRESIAAKLVANLITEAGANRILACDLHSGQSMGYFDIPVDHVYGQPVILDYLASKTIYSSDLVVVSPDVGGVARARAFAKKLSDAPLAIVDKRHHGHNVAEVMNLIGDVKGKVAVMVDDMIDTAGTIAKGAALLHEEGAREVYACCTHAVFSPPAIERLSSGLFQEVIITNTMPVAEKNYFPQLTVLSVANLLGETIWRVHDDCSVSSIFQ
- the LOC118039294 gene encoding ribose-phosphate pyrophosphokinase 1 isoform X2, which produces MGSKLCFMKCDISEPLNFGNGKPAIPVLNDRILPKFLESDRVEKTVSRKDIRLKLFSGTANPSLSQETAWCMGLELGKINIKRFADGEIYVQLQESVRGCDVFLLQPTCPPANENLMELLIMIDACRRASAKNITAVIPYFGYARADRKTQGRESIAAKLVANLITEAGANRILACDLHSGQSMGYFDIPVDHVYGQPVILDYLASKTIYSSDLVVVSPDVGGVARARAFAKKLSDAPLAIVDKRHHGHNVAEVMNLIGDVKGKVAVMVDDMIDTAGTIAKGAALLHEEGAREVYACCTHAVFSPPAIERLSSGLFQEVIITNTMPVAEKNYFPQLTVLSVANLLGETIWRVHDDCSVSSIFQ